In Acidobacteriota bacterium, a single window of DNA contains:
- a CDS encoding FtsX-like permease family protein has translation MAMGVLGYAGGLALLLSAIGLYGVLAQAVSGRTREIGIRMALGAQPATVARLILREGLSLTLVGILLGLVSAVASTRFLSSYLYGVTQHDPLTFTAVGSLLLGVALLACYLPARRATKVDPLVALRHD, from the coding sequence ATGGCAATGGGCGTGCTGGGCTACGCGGGCGGACTGGCGCTCCTGCTCAGCGCCATCGGTCTGTACGGAGTGCTGGCGCAGGCGGTCAGCGGGCGGACGCGCGAAATCGGCATTCGGATGGCGCTGGGCGCACAGCCCGCCACTGTAGCGCGTTTGATCTTGCGCGAAGGGCTAAGCCTGACCCTGGTTGGAATTCTGCTTGGACTGGTTTCCGCAGTGGCTTCGACCCGTTTCTTATCCAGCTACCTTTACGGAGTCACGCAGCACGACCCGCTGACATTCACTGCCGTTGGATCGTTGCTGCTCGGTGTCGCCTTGTTGGCCTGCTACCTTCCGGCACGCCGCGCCACCAAAGTTGATCCGCTGGTCGCACTCCGGCACGACTGA
- a CDS encoding ABC transporter permease, whose product MADSANTTRDRFWLWLIRFIGLLVPRRLRADWRQEWEAELQYREAMLAEWDKLNWQTKLDLLRRSTSAFWDALWLQPKRWEEEMFQDLRLGVRMLRAQPAFALVAVLALALGIGATTLIFSVVNAVLLRPLPYREADRIVRLEERHGRGGPGNVSYASFLDLGAETASLEQIAASRFWTANLTDSRNANVEPEQAPSALVSASFFYALGVTPLLGRTFLAAEDQPGGQAVAVLSYALWQRRYQGDPAIIGKTIRVSDVDRTVVGVMPKDFQFPTNTELWTPLVAGGDLRDNRRAHLLAVMARLKPGATLAQAQAELSVTASRIEQQHPGVDPHLSFGALRLQDRLVGNMKTALTALLGAVGCLLLIACANVANLLLARATAREKEMAIRAALGAGRWRLMRQLLTESLLLAALGGAVGLLIVYWSVRFIATLDRFALPRINEVNVDARVLGFTLLVTLVTGVLFGLAPALQLPKHALQAALKEGGRTSAGTRRRYLRHGLVVAEMALTLLLLIGAGLLVNSFWRLLQVRHGFDPQNVVTFNLFLSPTRFSTEPQKINYLKQVLERVQTTPGVRAAGLTSTTPLTGGPATDFEIEGRAPVDDAHAPVADIRIIDANYFRAMSIGLVAGRAFSHNDTAEAPRVLIINETLARQFFSDESPLGRRITMKDWGPPLTGEIVGVVADVKENGLDAAMQPEIYWPYPQFPSNFNTLMVKAAGDPAGIVAAVKQQIWAVDAQQPIAAIATMDEVLARSVASRRFNLLLFGAFAAVALLLAAVGVYGVISYTVSQRTHEIGVRMALGAKTADVLRLFLAHGLRLASAGVVLGLAGALVLTRVMQGLLFDVSATDPLTFASVALVLTLVALLACFIPARRAARVDPLRALRHE is encoded by the coding sequence ATGGCTGATTCGGCAAATACAACCCGCGATCGCTTTTGGCTCTGGCTGATTCGCTTCATCGGCCTGCTCGTGCCGCGCCGCTTGCGCGCCGATTGGCGGCAGGAGTGGGAAGCCGAATTGCAGTATCGGGAAGCGATGCTGGCGGAGTGGGACAAGCTGAATTGGCAAACCAAGCTGGATTTATTGCGACGCAGCACCAGTGCGTTTTGGGATGCGCTGTGGCTGCAACCGAAACGCTGGGAGGAAGAGATGTTTCAAGATTTGCGTTTGGGCGTGCGGATGTTGCGGGCGCAACCGGCATTTGCGTTGGTGGCGGTGCTGGCGTTGGCGTTGGGCATTGGCGCGACGACGCTGATTTTCAGTGTGGTCAATGCCGTGTTGCTCAGACCGTTGCCGTACCGCGAGGCTGACCGCATTGTGCGGTTGGAAGAGCGCCACGGACGCGGCGGGCCAGGCAATGTTAGTTACGCCAGTTTCCTTGACCTGGGCGCGGAGACGGCCTCGCTCGAACAGATTGCGGCATCGCGCTTTTGGACGGCGAATCTGACCGACAGCCGTAACGCCAACGTCGAACCGGAGCAGGCGCCGAGCGCGCTGGTTTCGGCCAGTTTCTTTTACGCGCTGGGCGTGACGCCGTTGCTGGGCCGCACCTTTTTAGCGGCAGAGGATCAGCCGGGCGGCCAGGCCGTCGCGGTGTTGAGCTATGCGTTGTGGCAACGCCGCTATCAGGGCGACCCGGCGATCATCGGCAAAACGATTCGAGTCAGCGATGTTGATCGAACGGTCGTCGGCGTAATGCCCAAAGACTTTCAGTTTCCGACCAATACCGAATTGTGGACGCCGTTGGTGGCGGGTGGCGATTTGCGCGACAACCGGCGCGCGCATCTGTTGGCGGTCATGGCGCGCTTGAAACCCGGCGCCACGCTCGCACAAGCGCAGGCCGAGTTAAGCGTGACGGCTAGCCGCATCGAACAGCAGCATCCGGGCGTTGATCCGCATCTGAGTTTTGGCGCGCTGCGTTTGCAAGACCGGTTGGTCGGCAACATGAAAACGGCGTTGACGGCGTTGCTGGGCGCGGTCGGATGTTTGTTGCTGATTGCCTGCGCCAATGTCGCCAATTTGCTGCTGGCGCGGGCGACGGCGCGCGAAAAGGAAATGGCGATCCGCGCGGCCCTGGGTGCGGGGCGCTGGCGGCTGATGCGGCAGTTGTTGACCGAAAGTTTGTTGCTCGCAGCCCTGGGTGGCGCGGTTGGCCTGTTGATCGTGTATTGGAGTGTCCGCTTCATCGCCACACTCGACCGCTTCGCTTTGCCGCGCATCAACGAAGTCAATGTTGATGCGCGCGTACTAGGCTTCACGCTGCTGGTCACGCTGGTAACGGGCGTGTTGTTCGGGTTGGCTCCGGCGTTGCAATTGCCCAAACACGCGCTGCAAGCGGCGTTGAAAGAAGGTGGACGAACTTCGGCGGGCACGCGGCGGCGCTATTTGCGGCACGGGCTGGTCGTCGCCGAGATGGCGCTGACGTTGCTGCTGCTGATTGGCGCGGGGCTTTTGGTGAATAGTTTCTGGCGCTTGCTGCAAGTGCGGCACGGCTTCGATCCGCAAAATGTCGTCACATTCAACCTCTTCCTCTCGCCGACGCGGTTTTCGACTGAACCGCAAAAGATCAACTATCTCAAACAGGTGCTGGAGCGTGTGCAGACTACGCCCGGCGTGCGCGCGGCAGGGCTGACCTCGACGACGCCACTGACGGGCGGCCCGGCCACCGATTTCGAGATTGAAGGTCGCGCGCCGGTTGACGATGCCCACGCGCCAGTGGCTGACATTCGCATTATTGATGCGAACTACTTCCGCGCGATGAGTATCGGCTTGGTGGCCGGACGAGCGTTCAGCCACAACGACACTGCCGAAGCACCGCGCGTGCTGATCATCAACGAAACGCTGGCGCGTCAGTTCTTCTCCGATGAAAGCCCGCTCGGTCGGCGCATCACGATGAAAGATTGGGGGCCGCCGCTGACGGGTGAAATTGTCGGCGTGGTGGCCGATGTCAAAGAGAACGGGCTGGATGCGGCCATGCAGCCCGAAATTTATTGGCCCTATCCGCAATTCCCGTCGAATTTCAACACGCTGATGGTCAAGGCGGCGGGCGATCCGGCGGGCATCGTGGCTGCCGTCAAACAGCAAATCTGGGCGGTAGATGCGCAACAGCCCATCGCGGCGATTGCGACGATGGATGAAGTGCTGGCGCGTTCGGTCGCCAGTCGCCGCTTCAATCTGTTGCTCTTCGGTGCGTTCGCGGCAGTGGCCTTGTTGCTGGCGGCGGTGGGTGTTTACGGCGTGATCTCATACACCGTCTCACAACGCACGCACGAAATCGGCGTGCGGATGGCGCTGGGCGCAAAGACTGCGGATGTGTTGCGGCTCTTCCTCGCGCACGGTCTGCGCCTGGCCAGCGCGGGCGTCGTGCTGGGCCTGGCCGGAGCCTTAGTGCTGACGCGAGTCATGCAGGGTTTGTTATTCGACGTAAGCGCGACAGACCCGTTGACCTTTGCGAGCGTCGCCTTGGTGCTGACGTTGGTCGCGCTCCTGGCCTGTTTTATCCCGGCGCGGCGGGCGGCGCGCGTTGATCCGCTGCGCGCCCTACGCCACGAGTGA